The Streptomyces sp. NBC_01463 DNA window CGGCCAGGTCCAGCAGACCCTCGTCCCGCAGCCGCAGGACCAGAACGGCAGTGAACGTCTTGGTGAGGGAACCGATCCTGAACTGGGTGTCCGTATCCGGTGCATGGCCGTCGACACAGCTGCGGGAGCCGTCCCAGACCATCCGCCCCTGTCGTTGTACGGCAGCGACCACCGAGGGCGAGCGCCCCTGGGCCTGGGCGGTGGCGATGCGGTGCAGCAGCGCGCGCCGCGTACCGGGAAGCAATGGTTCAGCGGGAGAAGTCATCGTCAACAAGTACCTCCCCCACCGGCGCACGGCGACCTCATTTACCGTCGCCCGGACGCGGGGGTCTCCTCGGGCCGGAGCAATCGCCGGGCGACGAGCTCCGAACGGGTCAGTTCGAGCAACCGCCCCATCCAGTTGCGTCCCCGGTCGTCGGGAGCGTCTCTCCAGAATGGTGAGTCCGAGAGGCCGGTGTAGCTGATCCTGGCGTCCCCTGTGGAGACGAGGACCTCGGCGAGTTCAGGGTGCTGGGTGAACTTCGCACGGACGAGCCCTGCCATCACCGCGAGCCGGACGTCGGGCCAGTCGCTCCGGTGCGCTGCCCGGCCACCCAGGTCATGCGCCTCTCTGCCGGAGGCCGCGTCCCGGATCCTGCCTCTGTCGGAGGCGTCCGCCGCCGACAGCGCCCAGTACCCGTGCAGTACGGACGCATAGGACTCGCCGGCGAACACGATCCAGGCAGGGAAGTCGTTGCGGAGCATGAACAGACCCGGCTGCTCGGGCCACCCCTGTGGGTACACGGTCTCGTGCGAGACGAGAGCCGGTCGGCCGGGTTCTGAAGGATCGTCGGAATGCCGGACGGCTCGCTGTTCCTGCTCGCTCTCGACTCCCTCGTCTCCGCGGCCGAAGTAGTCCAGGACGCCCTGATGCATCTCCGCTGTCACTACCGGACCGTCGCCGCCGACGGCCTCGCCAACGTTCGTGAGCAGGATCCGCAAGGGACGGTCCTGGCGGTCCATGTCTCCGAGGACATAGATCCGAAGATGCGGTGGCACCGACAGATACGCCGCCCGGAGAAGTGCCCGGTTGGACTCGTCCGGCTCCCGCTGGAAGCGCCGGATCGCATCCCAGCAACGCTGCCCGGCTGTTGGCCGTTCATTGAGTTCCTCGATGCGGTCAGCGACTTCCAGGAGGAACCCCTCCGGCGTCAGCGGTTCGCCGCACCGAGAGGCCCACTTCGACGGCTCGTCGGGAAGCGGCGGAGCCTCAGGATCGGTCGCCGCCAGTCGGCCCGTTGCCAGCCACTTCACGAGGCCGGCGAGGTCCGTACGTTCTCCGCAGCTGATCGCTCCGTCAGCGAAGACGACCAGGTCGTCGAGGTAGTACTCACCGTCCGGTCGATACCGCCGCCAGACGTGGCACCAGGCCCCGTCGATCCTCTCTCCGTCCACCATCCGATAGGTCGGTCCCCGCCAAGTCATGGGCGCACGCTACTGCCTGCGGGACGATCATGGGAGTGGCAACGGAGTCCCCAGGCCGCTGCCTCCTGCCCGGCCGGGGAGGGCGGTGGAACCTTCGGGGCGAGCCGGTCGCGGGCCGCTCGTGGCCGGGAGCCCGTCAACGGTCGTTCCCCGGTCGCGGGCGCTGTGCGCTTCCGGATCAGGTCTGCGCCATGTCCACGAAGCGCGAGTAGTGGCCCTGGAAGGCGACGGTGATCGTCGCCGTCGGACCGTTACGGTGCTTGGCCACGATCAGGTCCGCCTCGCCCGCACGCGGCGACTCCTTCTCGTAGGCGTCCTCGCGGTGCAGCAGGATCACCATGTCGGCGTCCTGCTCGATCGAACCGGACTCACGGAGGTCGGACACCATCGGCTTCTTGTCCGTGCGCTGCTCGGGGCCACGGTTCAGCTGGGAGAGCGCGATGACCGGCAGCTGGAGTTCCTTGGCCAGCAGCTTGAGGTTTCGCGACATGTCCGAGACCTCCTGCTGGCGGCTCTCGGCCCGCTTGGAACCGCCGGACTGCATCAGCTGCAGATAGTCGATGACCACCAGCTTGAGGTCGTTGCGCTGCTTGAGACGGCGACACTTGGCCCGGATCTCCATCATGGAGAGGTTCGGGGAGTCGTCGATGTAGAGCGGGGCCGCGGAGACGTCGGGCATGCGCCGCGCCAGCCGCGTCCAGTCCTCGTCGGTCATGGTGCCCGAGCGCATGTGGTGCAGCGCCACCCGGGCCTCGGCGGACAGCAGACGCATCGCGATCTCGTTCCGCCCCATTTCGAGGGAGAAGATCACGCTGGGCAGATTGCTCTTGATCGAGCAGGCCCGGGCGAAGTCCAGCGCCAGGGTGGACTTACCCATGGCGGGACGGGCCGCGATCACGACCATCTGGCCGGGGTGGAGGCCGTTGGTCAATGCGTCGAGGTCGGTGAAGCCGGTCGGTACACCGGTCATCTCACCGCTGCGTGAACCGATCGCCTCGATCTCGTCGAGCGCGCCCTCCATGATGTCGCCCAGCGGCAGGTAGTCCTCGCTGGTCCGCTGTTCGGTGACGGCGTAGATCTCGGCCTGGGCGGAGTTGACGATGTCGTCGACATCGCCGTCGGCCGCGTATCCCATCTGCGTGATCTTCGTGCCTGCCTCGACGAGCCGCCGCAGAACGGCGCGCTCGTGAACGATCTCCGCGTAGTACGAGGCGTTGGCCGCGGTCGGCACCGACTGGACCAGGGTGTGCAGATACGGAGCTCCACCCACCTTGGTGATCTCGCCGCGCTTGACCAGCTCGGCGGCGACCGTGATGGGGTCGGCCGGCTCGCCCTTGGCGTAGAGGTCGAGGATCGCCTGGAAAACGGTCTCGTGCGCCGGGCGGTAGAAGTCGTGGCCCTTGATGATCTCGACGACGTCGGCGATGGCGTCCTTGGACAGGAGCATGCCACCCAGGACGGACTGCTCCGCGTCCAGGTCCTGGGGAGGGACCCGCTCGAAACCGGGGGAACCACCCTCCCAGCTGCTGCTCTCCCGGCCGCGGTCGTGCTGCTCCCCGCGGTCCCTGCCCTCGCCCCGACGCTGGCGGGAAACAGGCAGACGGTCGCTGGGACCGGTGTCGGCCCAGGGGTCGTCCAAAGGCTCGGGAATGCTCATCCGGCCACCTCCTCCCGTCCGCTGTGCGGACCTAGCCGTGCCACTCTTTCTTACGGCACGGCACCGACAAACAAGACGCCCGACTCCGGTTCCGGTGTGTCGGGTTCTGCGGGTTTCGGGGCCGAAACGAGGTGGGGGCGCCGGACCACGGTAGGCCGCCCCGCACCGTCAGCCAATCTGGTTATCCACAGGGCATGTGGACGACGGACCAGATGCTGTGGAGAACCCTCCAGAACCTGTGCACGGACCGGGGGACAGCACTGTGGACAAACTCATAGCGACCTTTCTATCGCCGTCCTGACCTGCACTTTCTCCATCCACGGGCTGTGGGGGAGAAAAACTTTCACAGTCGGCACAAGATCCCGGCAACCGGCCCATGACAGAACGCCATCCTGCGGCCAATGTAAGGATCACTAAGGTCTTGCATCTATTACCTGTGGAAGATTAGATTGGCACCCATGATCCAGGCACCGGCGACCCCGCCGTCTCGTCGCCGTCGGCACGACCGCGAGATCATCGCGCTCGCCGTCCCGGCCTTCGGCGCGCTCGTGGCCGAGCCCCTCTTCGTGATGGTCGACAGCGCGATCGTCGGCCACCTCGGCACTCCGCAACTGGCCGGCCTCGCCGTTGCCGCAGCCCTGCTGACGACCGCCGTGAGCATCTTCGTCTTCCTCGCCTACGCCACCACCGCGGCCGTCGCCCGCCGGGTCGGCGCCGGGGATCTGGCCTCCGCGATCCGCCAGGGCATGGACGGCATCTGGCTGGCGATACTGCTCGGCCTCGCCGTCATCGCCGTGACCCTCCCCCTGGCTCCCTGGCTCGTGGGGGTGTTCGGCGCCTCCGACACCGCAACCCCCTACGCCACCACCTATCTGCGGATCTCCAGCCTCGGCATTCCCGCGATGCTCGTGGTGCTTGCCGCGACCGGTGTCCTGCGGGGCCTGCAGAACACCCGCACACCGCTGTACGTCGCCATCGGCGGATTCGCCGCCAACGCCGCCCTCAACGCGGGACTCGTCTACGGCGCCGGGCTGGGCATCGCCGGCTCGGCCTGGGGCACGGTGATCGCGCAGGTCGGGATGGCGGTCGCCTATCTCGTCGTGGTGGTCCGCGGCGCCCGGCGGCACGGGGCCTCATTGCGGCCCGACGTCGCCGGCATCAGGGCCAGCGCCCAAGCAGGCGTGCCCCTCCTGGTCCGTACGCTTTCGCTCCGTGCCGTCCTGCTCATCGCCACGGCCGTCGCCGCTCGGCTGGGCGACACCGACATCGCCGCGCACCAGATCATTCTTTCGCTGTGGAGCCTGATGGCCTTCGCGCTGGACGCCATCGCCATCGCGGGCCAGGCCATCATCGGGCGCTACCTGGGCGCCGACGACACCAAGGGAGCGCGCGAGGCCTGCCGCCGCATGGTGGAGTGGGGCATCGCCTCAGGTGTGGTGTTCGGGGTGCTGATCGTTCTCGCCCGCCCCCTGTTCGTACCGCTCTTCACCAGCGATCAAGCGGTGAAGGACACACTGTTCCCGGCCTTGCTGGTGGTGGCGCTGACCCAGCCGGTCGCCGGAGTCGTCTTCGTCCTGGACGGTGTCCTGATGGGCGCCGGGGACGGCCCGTATCTCGCCTGGGCCATGCTCGTCACCCTGGCGGTCTTCGCCCCCGCGGCCCTGCTGGTCCCCGCCCTCGGCGGGGGACTGACCGCCCTGTGGTGCGCGATGGCGCTGATGATGCTGGTGCGCATGGCGACCCTCTGGCTCCGCGCCCGTTCCGGCAAGTGGCTGGTCACCGGCGCGACCCGCTGACGCGGGATTTCTCCACAGCCCGGCCCAGTCCAGCCCACAGACGGTGTCCCGTTTCACGTGAAACGGGACACGGTGAGCCGCAGAGGGCAGAGGGCAGAGGGAACCGGACCGCCCACGGCGAAGGGCCGCACCCCTGGGGGTGCGGCCCTTCACTGTTCTGCTGAGGTGCGGCCTATTCAGGCAGCAACAACCTCGATGCCGAGCTTCGCAGCGACCTCGGGGTGCAGACGCACGGACACCTGGTGTCCGCCGAGCGTCTTGATGGCCGAGCCGAGCTCGACGCGACGCTTGTCGACATCCGGGCCACCGGCGGCCTTGATCGCCGAAGCGATGTCGGCCGGGGTGACGGAGCCGAAGAGACGGCCGGCGTCGCCGGAGCGAACAGCCAGACGGACCTTCACGGCCTCGAGCTTGGCCTTGATCTCGTTGGCCTGCTCGATGGTGGCGATCTCGTGGATCTTGCGGGCGCGGCGGATCTGCGCCACGTCCTTCTCGCCACCCTTGGTCCAGCGGATGGCAAAGCCACGCGGGACCAGGTAGTTACGGGCGTACCCGTCCTTGACGTCTACAACGTCGCCCGCAGCACCGAGGCCGGAGACCTCGTGGGTGAGGATGATCTTCATGATTCGGTCACCCTTCCCTTATCGCGCGGTGGACGTGTAGGGCAGCAGCGCCATCTCACGGCTGTTCTTCACTGCCGTGGCGACGTCACGCTGGTGCTGAGTGCAGTTGCCCGTAACGCGGCGGGCACGGATCTTGCCGCGGTCGGAAATGAACTTCCGCAGCATGTTCGTGTCCTTGTAGTCCACGTACTGGGTCTTGTCCTTGCAGAACGCGCAGACCTTCTTCTTAGGCTTGCGCACAGGCGGCTTCGCCATGGTGTTTCTCCTGTGTGATCAAGAAGTGGGGGTACGAGCTGCCCTAGAAGGGAGGCTCGTCCGAGTAGCCGCCGCCAGAAGAACCGCCGGAACCGCCGGAGCTTCCGCCCCAACCGCCTCCGCCGCTCTGCTGGCCCCCGCCCTGCTGGCCGCCGGCCGGCGCGCTGGTGGCCCACGGGTCGTCGGCGGGAGCACCGCCACCGCCCTGCTGACCACCTGAACCGGGACCGCCGCCCCAGTTACCGCCACCCTGCTGGCCGCCGCCGTATCCACCCTGGCCGCCCTGGCCACCACGACCGGTGGTCTTGGTGACCTTGGCCGTGGCGCTCTTGAGACTGGGGCCGACTTCCTCGACGTCCAGCTCGTAGACCGTGCGCTTGACGCCCTCGCGGTCTTCGTACGACCGCTGCTTCAGCCGGCCCTGCACGACAACGCGCATGCCTCGCGTGAGCGACTCGGCGACGTTCTCCGCCGCCTGACGCCAGACCGAGCAGGTGAGGAACAGGCCTTCGCCGTCCTTCCACTCATTGGTCTGCCGGTCGAAGATGCGGGGAGTGGACGCGACGCGGAACTTCGCGACCGCCGCACCGGACGGGGTGAAGCGCAGCTCGGGGTCGTCGACGAGATTGCCGACGACCGTGATGACGGTCTCGCCTGCCATGGATGAACCTCTCGGCGGGGATTGCTTCTGGCTGCTTGCTGCTACTCGAACCCGATGACCACTGAGCTAGAAGCTCAGTGGATCTCGGGACGGAGGACCTTGGTCCGGAGGACCGACTCGTTCAGGTTCATCTGGCGGTCGAGCTCCTTGACGACCGCAGGCTCGGCCTGCAGGTCGATGACCGAGTAGATGCCCTCGGGCTTCTTCTTGATCTCGTAAGCGAGCCGACGACGGCCCCAGGTGTCGACCTTCTCAACCTTTCCTTCGCCCTCACGGACGACGGAGAGGAAGTTCTCGATCAGCGGGGAGACTGCTCGCTCCTCGAGATCGGGGTCGAGGATGACCATCACCTCGTAGTGACGCATGTGGAACCCACCTCCTTTGGACTCAGCGGCCACGGTCGTTCCGTGGCAGGAGGGTCGTGATGCGTGAAGCATCAGTGTCTCCGAGTAAAACAGCCGCCACTGACAACGCCCTCCCTCGAGGAGGGGCTGACTGTGCTGGCCTGGGCAGACACCGGTGCAGACCGTACAGAGTACCTGTAGACCGGCTTCCGGTTGAAATCCGGTGGTCAGGAGACGCAATCTGTACACATCGGGTGTGAGCGGCGCCACGATGCGCCGCCTTTCGGCCAGGAGGTACTCCATGGCACAAGCAATGCGATCCCGCTCCTCCGTCTCCCTCTTCGCGACCGACGGCAGGCCCCACCCCCTCCAGGACACCCTGGTGGCGGTGACGGTGGTGCTCGGCGCCCTCGCGTTCGTGACGGCGATGTTCCACAGCCTGCATCTGATCAGCTCGTGGGCCGGGCTGATCGGGATCATCACGGGTGCGTACGGGCAGTACATCTCCGTGACCACCCGGGAACGGTTCCCGCTGATCCTCGGTATGGGAGCGGCCGCCCTCGGGTTCTTCCTCGGCATGGCCCACGGCGGTCTCTTCGGCGGCGTGGTCGGCTGACCGCGCCGCAGCAGCGGCCCGGCGGTGTGCGGGGCGGTGCCGTCCACGGACGGGGCCGCCTCGCGGACCGTGCCGGACCGCACAGGTACGACGGGGCCAGACCGCGCGCTTCCCGGTCACAGTAGGCTTCGGCGCGAGAGCCGGAGCCCCTGACCGATGGGGACACACCTGCCGAGGAGCGCCCCGCATGAGCCTGACCCTGAGGACCATCAGCCGAGAGCAGCATCTGGCGTACATCCAGAGTCTGCCCGCGGCCAGTCACATGCAGGTCCCGGCATGGGCGGATGTGAAGGCCGAGTGGCGCTCGGAGAGCCTGGGCTGGTTCGACAAGGACGGTCAGCTCGTCGGAGCCGGTCTGGTGCTCTACCGCCAGCTGCCCAAGATCAAGCGCTACCTTGCCTATCTGCCCGAGGGCCCGGTGATCAACTGGTACGCCCCGAATCTGGCCGACTGGCTGCAGCCGATGCTGACGCACCTCAAGCAGCAGGGCGCCTTCTCGGTGAAGATGGGCCCGCCGGTCGTCATCCGGCGCTGGGACGCCGCCGCCATCAAGGCCGGCATCCAGGACCCGGACGTGAAGCGCCTGCGTGACGTCGAGGCCACCCACATCGAGCCGCGCGCCTTCGAGGTCGCCGACCGGCTGCGCAAGATGGGCTGGCAGCAGGGCGAGGACGGCGGCGCCGGATTCGGTGACGTACAGCCCCGCTACATCTTCCAGGTGCCGCTGGCCAACCGTTCCCTCGAAGACGTCCACAAGGGCTTCAACCAGCTCTGGCGGCGCAACATCAAGAAGGCCGAGAAGGCCGGCGTCGAGGTCGTCCAGGGCAGCTACGCGGAGCTCGCCGAGTGGCAGCGGCTGTACGAGATCACGGCGGAGCGCGACCACTTCCGCCCGCGCCCGCTCGGCTACTTCCAGCGCATGTGGACGGCGCTGAACAACGAGGACCCCAACCGGATGCGGCTGTACTTCGCGCGTCACGAGGGGGAGAACGTCGCGGCCGCGACCATGCTGATCGTGGGCGGACACGTCTGGTACTCCTACGGCGCATCGGCCAACCACAAGCGTGAGGTCCGGCCCTCGAACGCGATGCAGTGGCGGATGCTGCGCGACGCGTACGCCATGGGTGCCACCGTCTACGACCTGCGCGGCATCTCCGACTCCCTGGACGAGACCGATCACCTCTTCGGCCTGATCCAGTTCAAGGTGGGCACGGGCGGCCAGGCCGCGGAGTACCTCGGTGAGTGGGACTTCCCGCTCAACAAGCTGCTGCACAAGGCGCTCGACATCTATATGTCGCGCCGCTGATCCATGCGTCCGCCGCGCCGCCGATCCTCGGCGCAAGGCTGACGAAACCGGCTTCATTCGTTTCAATGGGCTCTTCGAGTAGCTCCGCACACCTCTGATACACCGCAGCCACCAGAAAGGTTCCGGACCGGCCATGGCGCTCTCCCTGTACGTCGACACCGCGCGCTGGCGGGCGCACCAGAAATCCGTTCTCGACCAGTTCCCCGGTCTCGTACCGGTCTGCAAGGGCAACGGGTACGGCTTCGGCCACGAGCGGCTGGCCGACGAGGCGATCCGTTTCGGCTCCGACATCCTCGCGGTCGGCACGACCTACGAAGCGGCCCGCATCAAGGACTGGTTCAGCGGTGATCTGCTGGTGCTCACGCCGTTCCGGCGGGGCGAGGAGCCGGTGCCGCTGCCGGACCGCGTCATCCGTTCCGTGTCCTCCGTGGACGGCGTGCACGCCCTGGTGGGCGCCCGGGTCGTCATCGAGTGCATGAGCTCGATGAAGCGCCACGGCGTCAAGGAGGAGGAGCTCGGGCAGCTGCACGCCGCCATCGAGGACGTACGCCTCGAAGGTTTCGCCCTGCACCTGCCGCTGGACCGCACGGACGGCTCGGACGCGGTCGAAGAGGTCATCGCCTGGATGGACCGCCTCCGGGCGGCCCGGCTGCCGCTGCACACGATGTTCGTCAGCCACCTCCGGGCCGAGGAACTGGCCCGGCTGCAGCAGCAGTTCCCGCAGACCCGGTTCCGCGCCCGCATCGGTACCCGGCTGTGGCTCGGCGACCACGAGGCGACGGAGTACCGGGGTGCCGTGCTCGACGTCACGCGCGTCGTCAAGGGCGACCGGTTCGGCTACCGGCAGCAGAAGGCCGCATCCGACGGCTGGCTGGTCGTCGTCGCGGGCGGTACGTCGCACGGCGTCGGCCTGGAGGCCCCGAAGGCCCTGCACGGCGTGATGCCGCGCGCCAAGGGGGTCGCCCGGGCAGGTCTGGCCACCGTCAACCGCAACCTGTCGCCGTTCGTCTGGGCCGGCAAGCAGCGCTGGTTCGCCGAGCCGCCGCACATGCAGGTGTCGATCCTGTTCGTGCCCTCGGACGCCGAGGAACCGCGGGTGGGCGACGAGCTGGTGGCCCATCTGCGCCACACGACCACACAGTTCGACCGGCTCGTCGACCGCTGAGCCGCCGGCCGGCCCCGGTCCTCAGTCGGCGGCCGGGGTGCCCGCCGTGCCCCACTCCACACGCGGTCCCGCGACCGTGAGTGCCGCGTGGCGCGGCGGATGCGCCGCCGCGTGTCCCAGGACGAAGACGTCCTCCGCACCGTCGAGCACCCCGCCCGACGGGTCGTCGGAGCCGTCGCGCCGCACCACGTCGCGCTCCGGCATCAGGATGTCCCGTACGACCACGGCGCACAGGTACAGCGTGCCCAGCAGATGCAGGACGATCGCGAGCTGGTAGCCCTCCGTCGGCAGCCCCTGGTGCTTGTCGCCGCTCGTCGTGTACGCGAGGTACATCCAGATCCCGAGGAAGTACATGACCTCGCACGCCTGCCAGATCAGGAAGTCCCGCCAGCGCGGCCTGGCCAGCGCGGCGAGGGGGATCAGCCACAGCACGTACTGCGGTGAGTAGACCTTGTTGACGAGGATGAACACCGCGACGACGAGGAAGGCGAGCTGCGCGAACCGCGGCCTGCGGGGGGCCGTCAGCGTCAGTGCGCCGATGGCGGCGCACAGGACGAGAGTCGCCAGCGTGGAGACGGTGTTGACCGTGGAGACCTCGATGGGGGCGCCGGTGCGCTGGGTGATGACCAGCCAGAAGGACCCGAAGTCGATCGAGCGCTCCTCGCTGAAGGTGTAGAACTTCTTCCAGCCCTCGGGGGCGAACACCATCACCGGCAGGTTGACCACCAGCCAGGATCCGGCCGTGCCGAGCGCCGCCACCCCGAACTCCCGCCATTTCCCGGCCCGCCAGCACAGCACGAAGGCGGGGCCCAGCAGGAGCACCGGATACAGCTTGGCGGCCGTGGCCAGCCCGACGAGGATGCCGAACGCCAGGGTGCGGCTCCTGGACCACATGAGCATCGCCGCAGCCGTGAGGGCGACGGCCAGCAGGTCCCAGTTGATCGTGGCCGTGAGCGCGAACGCGGGCGCCAGCGCCACCAGGAGGCCGTCCCAGGGGCGGCGCCGGTGCGTGCGGGCGACACAGACGGCGATGATCGCGGTGCAGATCATCAGCATGCCCGCGTTGACCATCCAGTAGGCCTGTTCCTGCTCCTGGATGGAGCCGCCCGGGGTCAGCCAGGCGGCGACCTGCATGAACACACCGGTGAGGACCGGGTACTCCAGGAACTGCATGTCGCCGGGCAGCCGGTCGAAGTACGGCACCAGGCCCTCGGCGAAGCCGCGTCCTGAGTACAGATGCGGAATGTCGGAGTAACAGGCATGGGTGTACTGGGAGCCGGCTCCTCTGAACCAGGCCCAGTTGTAGCAGGGCAGCTTCTGCACCATGCCGAGCGCGAACATCCCGAGCGCCACCAGCGCGACGGCGCCGACGGGGGTGAGCGCGGTGCTGCCGAGCCGCGTCCAGCGCTCCGACCTCCCGCCGATCAGCTCGCTGCCGGCCGCGGCGATCTCGTCCTGGTGCGTGGGCCGTACGACGGACCGTTCCTGGTGCACGCTCGTGTCCTCTGCGCTTGGCATGCCGCACATCCTGCCGTACCGGTCTGTGGAAACGACGAGGGCCGCCGCACCCCGTGGTGCGGCGGCCCTCGTCATCCTGTCCGGGATCACCCCGCGCGGGCCTGTCGGACGCGCGCGGTGTGCTGCCGGCCGGGGGAGCTATCCGCCCCCGCCGCCGAAGAGACTCCCGTTGCCATTGCCATTGCCGTTCCCGTTGCCACCCGTGTCGGGCGAGGGACTGGTACCCCCGTCACCGGCCGTGGTGCCTGCGTCCGTACCGCTCGTGGTGCCGTCCGTCGTGCCGGCGTCCGTACCCGCGTCGGCCCCGCCGTTGGCGTTGCCGCCGTTGTCCTGGCAGTCCCAGCCCCATGTGCCGCAGGTCTGGGACGGGTCGGGCGTGGGCAGGTCCGGCGTCGGCGACGGCGTGCTGCTCGGCGTCTCGGAAGGCGTGGGCGTCGGCGTCGGCGTCGGCGTGGGCGTGGGGGTGGGGCTGTGCGCGCCGCCACCGTAGACCGTGTCACCGATCGGCTCCGGCTTCGGGAAGGACACCTTGTCCTGGCCCTCCATCGCCTCGGCCATGTAGTCGTGCCAGATCCGGGCGGGGAACGAGGCTCCGTGGATCTTCTCCTCACCGCCGGTGCCGTACATCTTCTCGAACTTGCGGTTCTTGTTGTTGTCGTCGTCGTCCAGCCGGTACATGCTGATCGCCGTCGACAGCTGCGGGGTGTAGCCGACGAACCAGGCGGACAGGTTGTCGTCCGTCGTACCCGTCTTGCCCGCGACATCCCGCCCGGGAAGCTTGGCCGGGGTACCGGTTCCCTTGTCGACGACGTTCTTGAGGACGTCGGTCACGTTGTCGGCGATGACGTTGGAGAAGGCGCTCTTGGTGACCACCTCGTGGCGGTAGATCACCTCGCCGCGCTTCTTCACCTCCGTCACCGAGAAGGGGTCACGCTGCTGGCCGCTGGCCGCGAACGTGGCATAGGCGCCCGCCATGCTGGTCGTGCTGGGCGAGGAGGTACCGATGGAGAACGACGGAACGTTGGCGTTCGCCATGTACTTGTCGTCCTTCAGGCCGGCCGCGATGGCAGCCGCCTTCACCTTGTCGGTGCCTACGTCCATGCCCAGCTGCACGTAGGGCGAGTTGGCGGACACCCGCATCGCCTCGCGAAGGGTGACAGGGCCCAGCGACTCGTGGCCGTCGTTGGCCTGGAGCCATTCGTCGCCGTTCTCGTCGGTCCAGATGTCGCCGTTGTACTTCTTGATCTTCAGCTTGTCGTCGCCGTTGTAGATGCTCTTGGGCGAGACCTTCGTACGTTCGGACTCGCCCTGGTCCGCACCGCCCGTCGGGTCGCGCTTGCCGTACTCCATCGCGGCCGCCAGCACGAAGGGCTTGAAGGTCGATCCGACCGCGGCGCCGGTCGGGTCGGCGTTGCTCGTGTAGTGCTTCGTCGCGTCCTGACCACCGTAGATCGCCTCGATG harbors:
- a CDS encoding glycosyltransferase 87 family protein; this translates as MPSAEDTSVHQERSVVRPTHQDEIAAAGSELIGGRSERWTRLGSTALTPVGAVALVALGMFALGMVQKLPCYNWAWFRGAGSQYTHACYSDIPHLYSGRGFAEGLVPYFDRLPGDMQFLEYPVLTGVFMQVAAWLTPGGSIQEQEQAYWMVNAGMLMICTAIIAVCVARTHRRRPWDGLLVALAPAFALTATINWDLLAVALTAAAMLMWSRSRTLAFGILVGLATAAKLYPVLLLGPAFVLCWRAGKWREFGVAALGTAGSWLVVNLPVMVFAPEGWKKFYTFSEERSIDFGSFWLVITQRTGAPIEVSTVNTVSTLATLVLCAAIGALTLTAPRRPRFAQLAFLVVAVFILVNKVYSPQYVLWLIPLAALARPRWRDFLIWQACEVMYFLGIWMYLAYTTSGDKHQGLPTEGYQLAIVLHLLGTLYLCAVVVRDILMPERDVVRRDGSDDPSGGVLDGAEDVFVLGHAAAHPPRHAALTVAGPRVEWGTAGTPAAD